The genomic segment TACCTGTTCCTGATGTGGAAACATTGACCTTGATTTCTCCTTTGCCACGCTCTTTCCATGTTGCAGCGACGAACTCAAACAGCACGGAATCAGCTGTGAAAACGGCCTCCTCGTTATCTTCTCCTGTTTCAACAGTAACCTCCTGCCTGGCAGGAAATTTGCTGTTTTCGCAGTTACCAGCAGAATTTGCCGCCGGAGTACCAAACATCGAAGAATTTCCATTGTTAGAAAGACCAAAACTGAATGAAGGTTGGTCGTTCTTCAGGCCAAAAAGGGAACCACTGGAACCTGGAGGAGTCCCATCTTTAGGAACTGATCCAAATGAGAACAAAGTATTAGAAAACCCTGTCCCCGCAAGTCCAGAGAAGGCATTTTGTGCACTCGATAGTGGTTTAAATGAGCTAAAAGAGGGAGTTTCTACAGTCTTTCCAGCAGTTTCCTTCACACTATCTTCCTTGGCATTTCTATTGTCTTCTGCATCCGTCCTGGCATCATTCTCACTAATATCAGATTCTCCGGCGGTTTTGGCACCATCCTCAAAAGTTTCATTTACTGCCACCTTATCTACCCTAGCCTTTGCTCTATTTTGCTCACAGACATCATTGGTGTTATCCTTCTCAATATTTGGTTCAGTTTTTGACTCTCTAAACTTGCTTTCAGATTGCTTAGCATTGTTATTGATGTCAGGTTTCTCCTTCTCTGCAGTAGACTCGTCCTTTGACTTAACAACTTCATTTTCAAATTCGCTACCAGTTTCATCATTTTGCACTGTTTCCTTTCTTGTAACACTTTGTTCCGCCTCCACTGCATGATCAGAAATAGCTGGAGGCACCCCAATCGGATTGCAGCAAATGGGTTAGTACTATGAGCAGGGGTTGGGGCAGGGGCAGATGTGGTTGATGACGTTTGCTGGCGACGGACTTTAACAATCCTTCTAGTGGCAAGAACCTCATTGCTTGCCCTTCTAAAAGTTCCATTCTCTGGTTCAGATGTTTCATCATCGTCAAGGCCAGGATTATCTCGAGATAACTGTGCTCCAGCAGCCCTCTTTTTCGAAGGCTGAAAGTTGTTTTCTTTATCCTCCATGGCAGCTTCAAGTAAGCAACCTCAGCACACGGGAAAATTTTCCGCTGCATCAAACCACAACAAAACTCATTGAAACTTGGATCATAGAACAAAAATAGCTTGGAACTAGATAATAATTAGTCTAACCCACTCAACTTGGCAAAGATCCGAGGATAAAGAAAAGTGAATGTTCTCCactaatttttgttttaaaattttataggcTCCCTCACATTACCAAGAGATCAAAAGGAGAAATGGTTCTAGAAATGAAAGAGAAAAAATAAACAAGTATTCAACTCCTACACTACAAAAGGAAAATCCATTGTGAAGTAACgaacaaaaatataattaaacttGTACTGCTACTGCATCCAAAATGGCAACCAAATTCGGAAAGCCAGAAGGTCAATAAAAAAGAGACAAAACTGACAACTAAATCCCTACTCTCGTAAGATAAAATAAAACAGTTGACTATGATAAAAGATACAGCAAAAAAAGGTTACCAATCAATTGATGCAAAAAAaacccataaacatatattCAAAATGAGCTCAAAGTTCTAATGTATACAGTAACAGCTGAAAATAAAGCCATTACCCAATAAAAGGTAAAGTTAACCTTTCAATATAGGACAATGAACTTTTATCGAATGCCTAtataaatatgttaaaaaaatacTCATCCCAACATTACATCACGAGACTTTCAAAAGGTAAAACACATTCCTACGCACTAGTATAAATAACGAATTTGTATTCGAGTTTCACGAGATAACATAACAGCCCTCGCCAACAATACATTCCCTTAGCTTAAATTTCTAAACACATATTCGAAACGAACAAATAGCACACACTTGGCAAGAACAATTTTCCTTTAGCTGAGGATGGTCATCTTTAATCTCGCAactaaaaaatgattaaaaaataataataataataatgaaacGGAATGATAAACACTTCATTCTTAGCTCAGCTTTCACATGCATTCAAAATGAGCTCGACCAAAAGCCTACTTTTCCCCATCGATATCCCAGCCAAATACGAGTTAAgagtatataaaaattattgattttcaatccaataaaaaaaataatgactTGAACATCACCTCTACCAATGCACAATATTTCCCAAGCATATACAATACTGCACGAGTATACATGAAAACAGCGAGCGCGAAAGAGAGATCAGAAAATAGAAGTACCCAACATAATTTGAAGAGTTTGCGTTGGGTTTTGCTCGAATTTGAAGCTTTAAATGTCAAAAAATACGAATGCGTATATATCTGTATGCTACGTTCAGATCGACAAAACCCTAAAGAGAAACGAAATGAAAAAGGGGCAATTTTTCTTCTCCCTctgtaataatttttaaataaattattagctaaattatattatgtttttcctaaaaacaattatattatatttaaatattacagAGTTATTTTTCACACATCATAGCTGTAAATGGACTACGCGACCCGACATTTCAGCAACATTTCTTGCAATTGAGCTTGTAATCGATCATTATTCTAATTTATCCGGTCGGATTAAATCGGGTTGGACCTGTATCGAGCATCATACTTACGGCATAAACACAGAATCGAGTCGAATATATtgaaatttaagaattttattcgAGCTTGAGCATGATTCTAAgcttgaaaatataaaaaaaaattgttcgaATTCGATCCGAATCGAGAATAAAGTTCGAGTTCAACTCAATAAATTCGAATATGTCCACGAACTATTACTCAAAAGACTCGAaatctatttattttatatatattatattattataatatcaaTGTTCGCGAACTATCGAATAATATAATTAGGACTCGAGTTTGgctcaaaaaaattcaaataatatataGATTATCCATAAATAGattaaaacataataatttataaaattttaattttttatagaagaaaatatgaaataaaataaaaatatataattaattaatatatcatCTGCCGCACTAAACGGTGTTTACACATGTAGCAGctaatgatcttaaatatttatagcaaaaaaataaaaaacaaagatGAATGTACTCCGTGGCAGAAAAGCTAATTATTACAGTTTAAAAGCCAAACTGCAAAGAACGACCTTTTCACGAATAATGAAATGCTGGTTGCACAAGAAATACAGACAAGGCACGGGTATCCTTCTGGCCAGACTCGACTTGGCTAAAAATTTCAAAGATTACACAAAAAAGTTGGTAGGCAAGTTTCACAATTAAAGGCGACGAAGGACGAAGGAGAACATGGACCTTGCATTTGCTGCATAGTCGATTATAATTCTTCTTCTTGTGGTGTAGCCTTTCTCCTTCGGGTAACTTTACTCTTGGGAGCAGCGGTCGCGCCTCCCACTTCAACTTTACGATGGTGCTGATTATTCACCTCAGCATTGGTTGAGTTTATTTGGCTCCTTAGCCGTAGAATTTCGCCTTTGGCAGATGCCAATTCCTCTTCTAGTTTATTTCTCCTCTTTTCCAAACTCTCTCTCTCTTTTCCAAGCTTCATCACCATGTTATGGGCGTCTTCCAAGTTTTCCCGAGCTTCTAGAGAAGCCTGTTTTTGCTCTTCAAGGGACCTGCAGACTGCATCTTTTTCATCTTCCAAACTCGAAACTCTTGAATTTGCCAACTCAAGATCCTTAGAaagagttgattcattcctattcATCTCCTCAAGTGTTTTAGTAACCTCCTCTAAATCAGTCTCAAGAATTTTTCGCAATTCTTTGCTTCTAGAAATTTCAGTCTGCAGAACCTTTAACTCTTTGTTTAAAGAAGATACTAGTTTCCTTTCTTTCTCTAGATCCGCAGCTGCAGTTTCTGCTTTCTTGTCAGAATCAGCAAGTTCTTTTTCTAAGTTAGCACACTCGCGCTCCGAAGCAGCCAATTCTTGGGACACAATTTGCAGTTTTTCAGTATCTTTCTTGTAAGATTCTCTACCTTCTGTCAACTCGGCCTGAACCTTAGACAGCTCTGCTTCGAGCTTAGAGCACAGGTTTATTGACTGTTGGAATTGTTTTTTCAGATCAGAAGCTTCATTTCTTGATTTCTCCAGAGTTTCCTGTGTAATCTCGAGTTCCTGTTCAATACTCTTCGTATTTTTCAATTCGACATTCAGCGTTTCTCTTATATTCTCTTTTTCTTGAGTCAAATCAGTAACTAGAGCTTCATTTTTGTTTGCTTCATCCAGAGCAACCTTAAGCTGTTCCTCAATCTGTTGAATCTTCTTTTCTTGATCTCCCAAAATATTACGATCTGAAGCCATCTTTTTTTCTGTGGAGGATCTATATTCCTCGAACTCCTTTACCATGGCGTCAAGCCTTTTGCTGGATTCATCCCTCTCAGCCACCAAGGAAGATAATTCTGTATTCATATTCTTCAGTTCCGAATTCTTCAACTCAAGCTCCTTTTCATTTTTTGAGAGCGTGGCTTTCAGTTGTTGTAGCTCAGAAATTAAACCACTTATCCTGTCCTGGGATTGTTGGTATACAGAGCTCAGTTGATAAAATTCGAGTTCCTTTTCAGTAATTTTAGAATCAAGACTCCGAAGATTATCTGCCTTTTCAGTAATCTCTGATGAAAGCGAGACAATCCTATCTTCCAAGACTGCCACACAATCCAACTTCTCCTTCAGTTGTTCTTGCAGTTCCTTTTTCTCGTTTCCCAAGTTACTGAGGTTTTGTTCAAGACTCTCAACCTTTATACCAAGCTCTTCAATTAATCTTCTATCTTTTTGCAACTCTTGTCCAAGGCTTGTTATCGTACCATTTGCAATTTTCAACTGATTAACTAAAGACCGCTGTGCTTCGCCTGCTTTTGCAAGTTCCTTTCTTTGAACTTCTCTCTCATACAAAATCTTTgactcaaattttttttccagaGAAACGATGGCAGATTCCTTTTCTTTCAGTTTAATATTCACCTGTTCGTT from the Primulina tabacum isolate GXHZ01 chromosome 16, ASM2559414v2, whole genome shotgun sequence genome contains:
- the LOC142528837 gene encoding MAR-binding filament-like protein 1-1; protein product: MGFHPSPLCLSVCTGTLTSCSLHHSFLISCPRNGLSLRRNRTAVACMQQENLKDGDVCRRRGILLMGFGLIPFLGMRAGALDGLAAETTESRTEELMQVAEQSVQGNTSPNSTFSLFNVVGVMASGVLGALYASTRKEKAASDATIESVNIKLKEKESAIVSLEKKFESKILYEREVQRKELAKAGEAQRSLVNQLKIANGTITSLGQELQKDRRLIEELGIKVESLEQNLSNLGNEKKELQEQLKEKLDCVAVLEDRIVSLSSEITEKADNLRSLDSKITEKELEFYQLSSVYQQSQDRISGLISELQQLKATLSKNEKELELKNSELKNMNTELSSLVAERDESSKRLDAMVKEFEEYRSSTEKKMASDRNILGDQEKKIQQIEEQLKVALDEANKNEALVTDLTQEKENIRETLNVELKNTKSIEQELEITQETLEKSRNEASDLKKQFQQSINLCSKLEAELSKVQAELTEGRESYKKDTEKLQIVSQELAASERECANLEKELADSDKKAETAAADLEKERKLVSSLNKELKVLQTEISRSKELRKILETDLEEVTKTLEEMNRNESTLSKDLELANSRVSSLEDEKDAVCRSLEEQKQASLEARENLEDAHNMVMKLGKERESLEKRRNKLEEELASAKGEILRLRSQINSTNAEVNNQHHRKVEVGGATAAPKSKVTRRRKATPQEEEL